The Deltaproteobacteria bacterium PRO3 genome contains the following window.
GGGTCCTGAAACAGGCCGACATCCCGGTGCTCATCCACCGCCCCGGAACTCGCTGGCCCCGGCTGAAAAAGATTCTACTGCCTTTTGAAGACCTGACCGGCGCCCAGCCAGCCCTGGGGCCCGCGATGAAACTCTGCCGCGGCTTCGGCGGAGAACTTTGGATGCTGCACGTTCGGAAAGACTCGGAAAGACCCTCGGGAGAGGGAGACAATGCGAAGGATTTACCCGCAGGGCTGCCGCAGGAACATTCCGAAATCCGCGAGATCGACGCGCGGGGCGGAATCCCCCAATCCATCGCCGCCTTCGCCGAGGCGGAGGACATCGACTTGCTGGTCATGCCCTCGCAGCGGGAAGACCCCTCGAAAACACTCCTACCCGGCGGCGTCACCGCGCAGGTGGCGCGGGAGGTTCACTGCTCGGTATTGGTGGTGCCCAAATGAAACGTTTCGCCGCTTGTTTTTTACTGACCCTTTTTGTGTGGATGGGAAGTCTCGGCAGCCGAGGTCTCGCGGACTCGAAGCCAATGCTGGCCCTGTTGGGCAACGCCCTCGAGCAAACGCGGCAAACCCTCTATTACGACTCCGCATACACCAAGCTACCCTTCCCGGGCGGCGACGTCCCACTCGAGCGCGGCGTCTGCACCGACGTGATCGTGCGCGCCTTCCGCGCCGCGGGGGTCGATCTGCAGGTCGAGGTGAACCGCGACATGAAGAAGAATTTCTCGGCTTATCCCAAGATATGGGGTCTGACGGGGCCGGATACAAATATCGACCACCGCCGCGTCCCCAACCTGATGAAGTTCTTCGAACGGAAGGGAAAGTCGCTCCCCGTCAGCGACAAGCCCGAGGATTATCTACCCGGCGACGTCGTCGCCTGGCGCCTGCCCAACGGGCTCTACCACATCGGCCTTGTCTCCAACCTGCCGTCTTCGGATCCGAGGCGTTTTCTCGTCATTCACAACATCGGACAAGGGACCAAGACGGAGGACGTCCTGTTCGCCTTCGAGCAACTCGGCCATTATCGCTATTTCTAGGCGACCATTCGAGGTTTAGGATTTCTGCGAGGCAGGGGCAAAATTCCGATAAGCCATCTGCAATTCATCATTTAAACACTCGATAGAGACGCGGACCAAGAATTGCACCACCGCCTCCGATTCGAGGTGATTTTCGAGCGAGCCGGCATCGCGCCAAAGGATCTGCAGTAAAAATCTCGCCGGATTCTCGAAAGACTGAAAGCAATCGTACTGAAGGCACCCCTCCTCCTCGCGACATTGCAGAGTGAAATGGGTCAGACATTCTTCCAAAGGCTTTTCCCGACCCGGACGGGCTTCGAAAACCACTAAGTTGGACCAGGCCGCCTCAGTCACGCCGCTCGCCCTTCGGCCCCAAGAGCTCGATGCGGTAGCCGTCGGGGTCCTCGACGAAGGCCAAGACGGTGGTACTGTGCTTCATCGGCCCCGGCTCGCGCACGATCTTGCCGCCGCGCGCGCGGATCGTCTCGCAGGCCTTGTAGACGTCCTCGACCTCGATCGCGACGTGGCCGAAGGCGCCGCCCAAGTCGTAGCGATCGGTGTCCCAGTTGTGGGTGAGCTCGAGAACGGTATTTTGCTCCTCGTCGCCGTAGCCGACGAAGGCCAGCGTGAACCTGCCGTCCGGATAGTCCTTCTTGCGCAGCAGACGCATGCCGAGGACCTCGGTGTAAAATCGCAACGAGCGCTCGAGATCGCCGACGCGGAGCATGGTGTGGAGGATGCGCATGGTTCACCTCTTCAGGCTGACGCTGACCCCGTCGCGGACCGGGAGGATCGTCGAAAACAGGTCGGGATGGGCGTAGATCCGTTCGTTGAACTTGCGAATTCCCTGCGTCTCCTTCGAGCGATCCTCAGGGTCGAGGATGCGGCCCGACCAGAGGACGTTGTCCGCGATGAACAGGCCGCCGGACCTCAGCTTGGGCACGCCCATCTCGAGGGCCTTGGGGTAATCGTGCTTGTCGATGTCGCAGAAGATCAGGTCGAAGGGCCCCTGGTAGCGATGGAAGCTCTCCAGGGCGCTGCCCACCTCGTAGATCACCTTGTGCCGCAGCTTGGCGCGCTCGAGGAAATTCATCCCGCGCTCGGCCTTCTTCTTGTCGAATTCCGTGCAGATGATCTGTCCGTCCTTAGGCAGCGCCATCGCGACCCAGAGCGCGCTGTAGCCGAAGCCGCTACCCAGCTCGAAGACGCTCTTGGCCCGCGAGACCTTCGTCCATTGGTAGAGAATACGCCCGACTAGGGGCCCGATAATGGGGAAGTCCTGCTCGAGGGCCAGGGCCTCGATCTCGTTCATCAGCTCGGAGGTCTCCGGCGTGAGCTCTTTGAGATAGGCATCGATTTCGGGGGAGGGAAATTCCACGGCCCTTAAATTACCAAGCCGCCAGGGATTGAAAAGGGAAAAAATCCATCGGCTAAAAGGTCGGCGTGGGCGGAAAATCCGCGGGAAAGGCCACATCGGAGGGTTGGGCGGGGCGCAAAAACCCCTCGCCCCCCACGTCGATGCCCAAATCCAGGCAGTTCTGGCGCGGAACTTCCAATCCGGTCGAGATGCGAGCGCAGACGTTTTCCCCGGAAAGGCGCAGGCTGCCGTCCGTTTCCTGGAGGTTGAAGGTGCCGCTCCAAAAATCGAAGTCGTCCAAAAAGCCCCCGATGTATTGGACGATCCCCGGACCTTCCTCGGGATCGGGCTCGCTGCGCATATCCAATTTGACCGACTTCTTCAGGGTCTCCTTGCCCAAACCCGGCCGCGGGCTCTCCTGTTGAACGTCGGCGTGGACGAGGTCCAGCGTCGGCTCGCCGGTTTCCCGATGGAAGCCCTGGTCCTGGACGAAGAATTCCGTGCTCTTGAAGGCCGGGTCCGCTTCCTCGCGATGCTCGTAGAAAACGCCGAAGGCGAGGTTCTCCGGAGCCGTTGCCTCGCCCGTGGTGACACCTAAGCGGAAGCTGCCGTTGCCCGCGTTCTTTTCATCCACCGGCGTGGCGGGATCGTCCCGAGTCGCATAGCGATCGATGCGACCCGCCGAGAAACGCTCGAACTCGGTCTTGCCCACGTCGCGCAGCCAGATGCGGTAGCAGACGGGGCCCAGCTCGCCGACCGGGGCCTCCGAGGGGCACTCCGCCGCCTGCGGCGCGCATCCGACGGGGCAGGTGCAGCCGGTGCAGCCCTCCGTCGCGCCGTCCCCGTCGAGGTCGAAATCGGAAAAATCGATCTTCACCGTCACCACCACCTCCGGCGCGAAGGTCATGGGCCCCTCGAAGTTCCTCACGGTGGGACTGACGGGCACCTGTAGGTCGGCCAAGGGGCCCAGGAAGCCGTCCAACAAAAAGTTGAAGGCGTTGAAGGTGATAGGCCCCAGGGAAATGATATCTGAAAAATTGTCGATGGTCTGGACCTTGGGCCTCGACACACCCTTCAGCGCCGCAGCGCTCCCCGCGCCGCCGAGCGCCTGAGAGACATCGATTCCGACGCTCTCCGGAAAGCTCACCACCGCGGGGATCTCGCTCACCGGAGCCGGCGGTCCTCCCGCGGAGAGGCATCCGGTTAAGGAAAAGGCCAGGCTTAACAACAAAAGCCAAGGCAGCAGACGAGCGTAGCGTTTCATACGAGCTTTGAGGATAATTAGGCTTCAGGCCGATAACGCATCGGCCCGTACCTTATAAAAATACTATGATCGGGGGATTATAGCCATGGGGCAAGTGCTACGTCGTTTCTTCCTGACATGGCTATTCGTCCTAGGGACAGCCCCGCTTGGCTGCGGAAACTCGAATCCAGAACCCTGCATTGCAGGCGCCCAAGCCGAGGACCTGGATTGCGACGGCGTCTTGAAGTCGGAGGACAACTGCCCCGAGACCTTCAATCCGACCCAAACCGATTCCGACGAGGACGGCGTCGGCGATTTGTGCGAGCCCGTCCCTTGCGGCGACGGCGTCTGCGATCCCGAGGGCGGCGAATGCGATGTCTTCGATTACTGCGTGGCCGACTGCAGTCAAAGCCTCTGTTTCGGCTTGGCCGAGGGCGAGACCTGCGGCGACGGCATCTGCCAGCCCTTGGCGGGGGAATGTTCGAACGCCGATCCCTGCCTGCAGGATTGCCCGGACGAGTTCTCCTGCTTCCCCGGGACCTGCGGGGACCGCCTCTGCCAACCCTGGGAGGACGACCCGGAAGAGCTGGCGACCTTTTGCTTCGTCGATTGCATCTGCCGGATCGAAAAACCGGTGACTGACGAGTGCCGCGGCAACGTGGATTGCCTGGACCAACCGGGGACCGTCTGCGGGCCGGAGGGTTTTCCCGAACCGCCGCCGGGCGAGGAGACGCCGGACTTCCGACAAATCGCCTGCGAGTGCACGACCTGCGGCAACACCGTCCTCGATCCCGGCGAGGGCTGCGACATCAGCGCCGGGCTCGCCGGCGTGGAAGGGTGTTTTTCCCAAGGGGGCCTCTGCGAGGAATTCTCCTGCGAGTGCCTGTTGCAAGAGCTCGACTGCGGCGACGCCTTCGACAACGACGGGGACGGTATGACGGACTGCGAGGATCCCGACTGCGCGGGAATGCCGGGGTGCTGACCTCCTCCAGTCCTGGGTTTTCTCTCCTTCTCCTTCCAATATGTCTGGGCTTTCCGTAGCCATCTACAGCCATTGAAAACTGTCATTACTTTACATTTTGTGACTTAGGCGTCGGACGCCCGCATGGCCTAACCACCGGACCAATTCAGGAAAAATCATAAAATACAAATACTTATTCCTTGGAAGCCTTGGCATTTCGATTGCTTATCTTGTTATTGGGGAAATGGGTTCGGGCAATAAGAGGTGTAGGGACATGACTCCGATCCAAATCGATTTTTTCGATCTCGCCGTCCGCGCGCGGGAGACCGCTGAAGAGCTGCTATTCGGGCCCATCGCAAAGGCCAAACCGCCTGCCACAAAAGACAAGGCCGAAAAGGCCAAGGAAGCGGCCGAGCAAAAGCGCGCCATCGAGTTGGTGAAAAAGCACCACCACCAGCTGATGAAGCGGCTGGAGGAGTATCGAAAAAAAATGGAGGTCGAAACCCCCGCCCAAAGCGGAGAGCAGAAAAGCCCTTCCCCTTGGGATAAAATTCGCGAAGGGGTCGAGCTGGGGGCCGTGATTTTTTGCCCCTATTTCCTTCCCCTCAGCAAAGTCGCGCAGAATATCGCGCCCGCGCTTCCCTTCCGAGTCGAATTTTCCTTCGAGAACCTTAAGGCCGGCCTGCGCGAGTTCAACCGCCGCGCCGAGGAAGGCCGCGCCGCCTTCCAAAAATCCATCGAGGGCGCGACCTGGAATCCGACCAGCCTCGAGGAGCTTTCGCAAGGGAGCCTCTTCGTCATCGAGCAGGACGCCCTTAACGAGATCGTCGCTTTGGCGATCGCGGACGGACCCGCCGCGAGCAAGGTCCGCAACGTCCGCGTCGAGATCGACGGCGACCGCCTCAAGATCAAAGGCGAGTACAAAACCAAGCTGATGTGGGTCGACTTCTCCGCCATCCTGGAGTTTGAACAGAAGAAGGGACGCTCGGAAGGCTCGCTCAAGAAGATCGAGGCCGCCGGGATCGACCTGGGGGATTGTTTTAAGGACGACATCCTCGGCGCCTTCGCGCGCTTCGGTTTCCCGCCCCCCGAAAACGCAGAGTTGAAAGATCTATCTTGGGTCTCCCTGCCCGGTATCGTCCGCTTCGAGATCACTCGCGACAAGGTCGTGATCGAGCGCGAGGCCCCCGGAACCGGACCCAGCTAGGCTATTTGAAATACGGAATCCGGCTCAGCATCAGGCCCACATAGGCCGCGGCCGTCATCAGGAAAAGATTCAAGATCGCGATCGAACGCATGCGCCCGACCACCTTGTCGACCAGCTCGGCGGGGACCTTGTCGTCCATCGCCTTCTCGCCGGTGCCGGTGATGCGCAAGGCGAGGCCGAAGCTCTGGTAGGCGGCGAGGATGTAGACGACGAAGAAGATCAGCAGCTTGACGATCAACACCGTCGAGACGTCGGAAAAATATTGCAGGCCCAGGACGATCTTGTAGTCCGTCAGGCGGATCGCGCCCGACACGACCATCAGCGACATCGTGAGCAGAAAGGTGATGTGGTAAAACTTGGCGTGGCGCCGCAGGGCCACCAGGCGCTCCTCCCCTTGCATGTGCTTGTTGATCATGGGCACCGCCGCGAAGGCGAAGTAGAAGGCGACGCCCATGCCGAGGGTCCAAATGACCAGGTGGGAGAGGATCAATAGATAGGACTGCACGTTCATACTAAGCCTTCGCCTCCGGGGCCGGCGCGGCACCCTCGCCCTTGCCCTCGAACTTTTCCACGATCTCGACGCAGAATTTTTCCATCCGGTACATGTACATCATCGCCAGGATCTGGGTGAACATCCACAGGAGCAGCGTCCCCAGGACCCAGCCCAGATGGCTGCCCAGGCCGGAGAGGCTCTTCTCGAGGTGGATCCCCGTCACGAGCGAAATGCAAAACAGGACGAAGGTCGCCAAATTGAGGACGTTCAGCAGTATTTTCACGACGTGGCCTCCCACCCGATAACCTCACCAACAAAGGATTTGGGATTTCGGGGGAGAGCGTTATAATCCGAGCTGTTAGCGGTCAAGCCTAAAAGGAGGAGACGAATGTCCAAACGCATGTTCCGCGCCGGCGCCCTGCTCGCCGCGCTCTTCTTTG
Protein-coding sequences here:
- a CDS encoding O-methyltransferase gives rise to the protein MWPFPRIFRPRRPFSRWIFSLFNPWRLGNLRAVEFPSPEIDAYLKELTPETSELMNEIEALALEQDFPIIGPLVGRILYQWTKVSRAKSVFELGSGFGYSALWVAMALPKDGQIICTEFDKKKAERGMNFLERAKLRHKVIYEVGSALESFHRYQGPFDLIFCDIDKHDYPKALEMGVPKLRSGGLFIADNVLWSGRILDPEDRSKETQGIRKFNERIYAHPDLFSTILPVRDGVSVSLKR
- the gloA gene encoding lactoylglutathione lyase, which gives rise to MRILHTMLRVGDLERSLRFYTEVLGMRLLRKKDYPDGRFTLAFVGYGDEEQNTVLELTHNWDTDRYDLGGAFGHVAIEVEDVYKACETIRARGGKIVREPGPMKHSTTVLAFVEDPDGYRIELLGPKGERRD
- a CDS encoding DUF1287 domain-containing protein, producing MKRFAACFLLTLFVWMGSLGSRGLADSKPMLALLGNALEQTRQTLYYDSAYTKLPFPGGDVPLERGVCTDVIVRAFRAAGVDLQVEVNRDMKKNFSAYPKIWGLTGPDTNIDHRRVPNLMKFFERKGKSLPVSDKPEDYLPGDVVAWRLPNGLYHIGLVSNLPSSDPRRFLVIHNIGQGTKTEDVLFAFEQLGHYRYF